The Fundidesulfovibrio magnetotacticus genome has a window encoding:
- a CDS encoding peptide transporter translates to MYDDKELKEYRDLLETPAHFEEGFDWKTIAGAIFIGFLMMPGSMYLNLVIGAGIGPAARWVTIILFAEVAKRAYSDLKQQEVFLLYYMAGAAMHSPFSGLLWNQYLVQSDAAKMLGLTEFIPSWVAPGLGSESLTERTFLHRDWLTPILLLIGSQIVQRVDHFGLGYALYRITSDVEKLPFPMAPVGALGTMALAESAEERKTGWKWRVFSIGGVIGILFGSVYVLFPVVSGLIFTEPVRLIPIPWIDLTRHTEGVMPAVATGLQLDLGLVFTGMVLPFWAVIGGLVGQLITFVANPILHEHGILHRWHPGMGTVDTVFANNFDFYLSFGLGLGLAIGVIGIWQVAKSFRKGPGGGVDYRQVFKSHPERGDINFWVSVAIYVASTACYVALCLWLVPDFPWIFFVLYGFVYTPVISYITARMEGIAGQFVSLPLVREASFIAGARFFGYHGIEIWYAPIPIHNYGKATVDFREIELTGTSLRGVIKAEIVVFPVVMIASLLFSQFIWQLAPIPSTAYPYAQELWHLQALNSLLMQTSTLEGNSLFFQALNGHYLGAGLGLGLVTYAALNALGLPVLLVYGVVRGLGQHIPHGLVLEVIGAFLGRWYFHKKYGAMWRQYAPVLLAGFSCGMGLTGMFAMGLTLILKSLGKLAY, encoded by the coding sequence ATGTACGACGACAAAGAACTCAAGGAATACCGGGACCTCCTGGAAACCCCCGCCCATTTCGAGGAGGGGTTCGACTGGAAGACCATCGCCGGGGCCATCTTCATCGGCTTCCTGATGATGCCCGGCTCCATGTACTTGAACCTGGTGATCGGCGCGGGCATCGGCCCCGCCGCCCGCTGGGTGACCATCATCCTCTTCGCGGAAGTGGCCAAGCGCGCCTATTCCGACCTCAAACAGCAGGAGGTGTTCCTGCTCTACTACATGGCTGGGGCGGCCATGCATTCGCCGTTCTCGGGCCTGTTGTGGAACCAGTACCTTGTGCAGTCCGACGCGGCCAAGATGCTTGGGCTCACGGAGTTCATCCCTTCGTGGGTGGCCCCGGGGCTGGGGTCGGAATCGCTCACGGAGCGCACCTTCCTGCACCGCGACTGGCTCACGCCCATCCTCTTGCTCATCGGCTCCCAGATCGTGCAGCGCGTGGACCACTTCGGCCTGGGCTACGCCCTCTACCGCATCACTTCCGACGTGGAGAAGCTGCCCTTCCCCATGGCCCCCGTGGGGGCGCTTGGCACCATGGCCCTGGCCGAGTCCGCCGAGGAGCGCAAGACCGGCTGGAAGTGGCGCGTGTTCTCCATCGGCGGGGTGATCGGGATACTCTTCGGCAGCGTCTACGTGCTCTTTCCCGTGGTTTCGGGGCTCATTTTCACCGAGCCCGTGCGCCTGATCCCCATCCCCTGGATCGACCTGACCCGGCACACCGAAGGCGTCATGCCCGCCGTGGCCACGGGGCTCCAATTGGACTTGGGCCTGGTGTTCACCGGCATGGTGCTGCCGTTCTGGGCGGTGATCGGCGGTCTGGTGGGGCAGCTCATCACCTTCGTGGCCAACCCCATATTGCATGAGCACGGCATCCTGCACCGCTGGCACCCGGGCATGGGCACCGTGGACACGGTGTTCGCCAACAACTTCGACTTCTACCTGAGCTTCGGCCTGGGCCTGGGGCTGGCCATCGGGGTCATCGGCATCTGGCAGGTGGCCAAGAGCTTCCGCAAAGGGCCCGGCGGCGGGGTGGACTACCGCCAGGTGTTCAAGAGCCATCCCGAGCGGGGCGACATCAACTTCTGGGTGTCCGTGGCCATCTACGTGGCTTCCACGGCCTGCTACGTGGCCCTGTGCCTCTGGCTGGTGCCGGATTTCCCCTGGATATTCTTCGTGCTCTACGGCTTCGTCTACACGCCGGTGATCTCCTACATCACGGCGCGCATGGAGGGCATCGCGGGCCAGTTCGTGAGCCTGCCCCTGGTGCGCGAGGCCAGCTTCATCGCCGGGGCCAGGTTTTTCGGGTACCACGGCATCGAGATCTGGTACGCGCCCATCCCCATCCACAACTACGGCAAGGCCACCGTTGACTTTCGCGAGATCGAGCTGACGGGCACCAGCCTGCGCGGTGTGATCAAGGCCGAGATCGTGGTCTTCCCCGTGGTGATGATCGCCAGCCTGCTGTTCTCCCAGTTCATCTGGCAGCTGGCCCCCATCCCCTCCACGGCCTACCCCTACGCCCAGGAGCTGTGGCATCTCCAGGCGCTCAACAGCCTGCTCATGCAGACCTCCACCCTGGAGGGCAACTCGCTCTTCTTCCAGGCCCTCAACGGGCACTACCTGGGCGCGGGCCTTGGCCTGGGCCTGGTGACCTACGCGGCGCTCAACGCCCTGGGGCTGCCGGTGCTCCTGGTGTACGGCGTGGTGCGCGGCCTGGGCCAGCACATCCCCCACGGGCTGGTGCTGGAGGTGATCGGGGCCTTCCTGGGCCGCTGGTACTTCCACAAGAAGTACGGGGCCATGTGGCGGCAATACGCCCCGGTGCTCCTGGCGGGGTTCTCCTGCGGCATGGGCCTGACGGGCATGTTCGCCATGGGGCTCACGCTGATACTCAAGAGCCTGGGCAAGCTGGCGTACTGA
- a CDS encoding DUF6785 family protein, whose amino-acid sequence MKQSVIRPRAVVLGVLSGALLCLATPYNNMYLAATPLGGGHFPLAPFILLVCLTILTALVARIFKTAPLFNGAELLGSWMLAVLMSGIAYTGLMRTLLINLTAVDHFASAGNRWNETLAPLLPQAWTLTDHNAVELLYNGLPDGRRLGWLELLQRIPWSAWAGPMAAWGVFIGLTCVVMVCIVNLFSRQWIVNERMNFPLLRLPYLMEESFQEGRVGAFFTNGFLLTGLMIPVVLHTVNGLSTYMPSVPQIPTVLLAGPYFPRTGLFMGFSKLKIYLIPAFVGFAFLTSRQISLSFWVFFVLGGLLTGALALVGLHTPPSALGVTFGPTLTLVEETQMIGAYGVFFLFVVWLARDHLLEVVRTAFGKGESRPRESEWFSTRLAFWGLVAGGAGLMAWCAAFGMPLGATVLLLGIFFVVMVVASRVICQGGIAYFTLTAAPSDGLLAFFGSGFFSQAGLLMGVMLQKIQFLDLRESLMPSLVHAAKVGEPVARKRLYFAGICLAIGLGVVVSFTAMLALCHKVGVRDLQAEWEISSVLRVYEDAQRLLEAPSGFNPWVISYAGAGAVVMLGLILCFQRFYWWPLHPVGYLTMYSSSMRILWFSFFVGWLCNHAALRYGGVEFFAKARMLFIGLILGDFLMGGVFAVAGLFLGQSYQVLPS is encoded by the coding sequence ATGAAACAAAGCGTCATCAGGCCCCGGGCGGTCGTGCTGGGCGTGCTCTCGGGCGCCTTGCTCTGCCTGGCCACGCCCTACAACAACATGTACCTGGCGGCCACGCCCCTGGGCGGCGGCCACTTCCCCCTGGCCCCCTTCATCCTGCTGGTGTGCCTGACCATCCTCACGGCCCTGGTCGCCCGCATCTTCAAAACAGCCCCCCTCTTCAACGGCGCGGAGCTCCTGGGCTCGTGGATGCTCGCCGTGCTCATGTCGGGCATCGCCTACACGGGGCTCATGCGTACGCTGCTCATCAACCTCACGGCCGTGGACCACTTCGCATCGGCGGGCAACCGCTGGAACGAGACCCTGGCCCCCCTGCTGCCCCAGGCCTGGACCCTCACCGACCACAACGCCGTGGAGCTGCTCTACAACGGCCTGCCCGACGGCCGACGCCTGGGCTGGCTGGAACTGCTCCAGCGCATCCCCTGGAGCGCCTGGGCCGGGCCCATGGCGGCCTGGGGCGTGTTCATCGGGCTCACGTGCGTGGTGATGGTGTGCATCGTCAACCTCTTCAGCCGCCAGTGGATCGTCAACGAGCGCATGAACTTCCCCCTGCTGCGCCTGCCCTATCTGATGGAGGAGTCCTTCCAGGAGGGCAGGGTGGGGGCCTTCTTCACCAACGGCTTTCTGCTCACGGGGCTGATGATCCCGGTGGTGCTGCATACGGTCAACGGGCTTTCCACCTACATGCCCTCGGTGCCCCAGATTCCCACGGTGCTCCTGGCCGGGCCATATTTTCCGCGCACGGGCCTGTTCATGGGTTTCAGCAAGCTCAAGATCTACCTCATCCCGGCCTTCGTGGGCTTCGCCTTCCTCACCTCGCGCCAGATTTCGCTCAGCTTCTGGGTGTTCTTTGTGCTGGGGGGGCTGCTCACCGGGGCGCTCGCCCTGGTGGGGCTGCACACGCCGCCCTCGGCCCTGGGCGTCACCTTCGGCCCCACCCTGACCCTGGTGGAGGAAACCCAGATGATCGGGGCCTATGGCGTGTTCTTCCTCTTCGTGGTCTGGCTCGCGCGCGACCACCTGCTGGAGGTTGTCCGCACGGCCTTCGGCAAGGGGGAGTCGCGCCCGCGCGAATCCGAATGGTTCTCCACGCGCCTTGCTTTCTGGGGCCTGGTGGCCGGCGGGGCGGGGCTCATGGCCTGGTGCGCGGCCTTCGGGATGCCCCTTGGGGCCACGGTGCTGCTGCTGGGCATCTTCTTCGTGGTGATGGTGGTGGCCAGCCGGGTGATCTGCCAGGGCGGCATCGCCTATTTCACGCTTACGGCCGCGCCCTCCGACGGGCTGCTGGCCTTCTTCGGTTCGGGCTTCTTCAGCCAGGCCGGGTTGCTCATGGGCGTGATGCTCCAGAAGATCCAGTTCCTGGACCTGCGCGAATCGCTCATGCCCTCCCTGGTGCACGCGGCCAAGGTGGGCGAGCCGGTGGCGCGCAAACGGCTCTATTTCGCGGGAATCTGCCTGGCCATCGGGCTGGGCGTGGTCGTGTCCTTCACGGCCATGCTGGCCTTGTGCCACAAGGTGGGCGTGCGCGACCTCCAGGCCGAATGGGAGATATCCTCTGTGCTGCGCGTCTACGAGGACGCCCAGCGTCTGCTGGAGGCACCCTCGGGGTTCAACCCCTGGGTGATTTCCTACGCGGGAGCCGGGGCCGTGGTGATGCTGGGGCTCATCCTCTGCTTTCAGCGCTTCTACTGGTGGCCCCTGCACCCGGTGGGCTACCTGACCATGTACAGCTCTTCCATGCGCATCCTCTGGTTCAGCTTCTTCGTGGGCTGGCTGTGCAACCACGCCGCGCTGCGCTACGGCGGGGTGGAGTTCTTCGCCAAGGCCCGGATGCTCTTCATCGGGCTCATCCTCGGGGACTTCCTGATGGGCGGCGTGTTCGCCGTGGCCGGGCTCTTCCTGGGCCAGAGCTATCAGGTGCTCCCCTCGTGA